A genomic region of Trueperaceae bacterium contains the following coding sequences:
- a CDS encoding type 1 glutamine amidotransferase domain-containing protein: MAQDLRGKRVAFLVAEKGTEDVELVEPLRAVLEAGAETVLVGPSEGKATTRNHDLEPGSDYEVDVAYEDARESDYDAVVIPGGTVGADRLRMNDAAVRFVRSFFDAGKPVAAICHGPWLLVEAGVVEGRQLTSYPSLRTDIVNAGGEWLDQEVVVDQGLVTSRRPADLPAFTLKLVEEIAEGVHAGQTA, encoded by the coding sequence ATGGCGCAGGACCTGCGAGGCAAGAGGGTCGCCTTCCTCGTCGCGGAGAAGGGCACGGAGGACGTGGAGCTCGTCGAGCCCCTGCGCGCCGTGCTGGAGGCTGGGGCCGAGACCGTGCTCGTCGGGCCGAGCGAGGGCAAGGCCACGACGCGCAACCACGACCTCGAGCCGGGCAGCGACTACGAGGTCGACGTAGCCTACGAGGACGCGAGGGAGAGCGACTACGACGCCGTGGTCATCCCCGGCGGGACCGTCGGCGCCGACAGGCTGCGCATGAACGACGCGGCGGTGCGCTTCGTCCGCTCGTTCTTCGATGCCGGGAAGCCCGTCGCTGCCATCTGTCACGGGCCCTGGCTGCTCGTCGAGGCCGGGGTCGTGGAGGGCAGGCAGCTCACCTCCTACCCGAGCCTGCGCACCGACATCGTCAACGCCGGGGGCGAGTGGCTCGACCAGGAGGTCGTCGTCGACCAGGGGCTCGTCACGAGCCGCCGACCGGCCGACCTGCCCGCGTTCACCCTCAAGCTGGTCGAGGAGATCGCCGAGGGGGTGCACGCCGGGCAGACGGCGTAA
- a CDS encoding type II toxin-antitoxin system death-on-curing family toxin: MNKKKRRVDLLARQAGRELDDALLLLWDAGLDHVLSPGYVLKGSELERARRALGLTARRDLASLRYWSARLGVGIDDLQDLLAAEGLGRPPKDGRLRKQQINWLSSYPSRERAAGSTHIDAFSEADRSSTSRGEVSTKETDEAFVWTTIGRETSLRYLDVNEVEAIHEELVRDFASDSDPIQPAGVRDRGLLEGAVHRPHTALGEKLKYPTVEMAGAALLCSLVHDHPFHNGNKRTALVSLLVFLDENGLLLECEDDAIFQLVLRLARHGVVDKKENSLADREVLYVAKWLKDRTRWIERGDRPIPWRRLRQIITSFGCQFESTGNGPGRYRIERTIRLQSRFLGRNIPRTRKLTSVIQVVDDGRDLPAKTIKKVRSELELDEEHGVDSQLFYVRGGLTVSAFIARYRKLLKRLARL; encoded by the coding sequence ATGAACAAGAAGAAACGTCGAGTTGATTTATTGGCGCGCCAAGCTGGCCGCGAATTGGACGACGCGCTCTTACTCTTGTGGGACGCTGGCTTGGATCACGTTTTGAGTCCGGGCTACGTACTAAAGGGCTCAGAACTTGAACGCGCAAGGAGGGCACTGGGCCTTACTGCCCGGCGTGATCTCGCCTCGCTAAGGTATTGGAGCGCCCGCTTGGGCGTAGGAATCGATGACCTCCAAGACCTCCTTGCCGCAGAGGGTCTTGGTAGACCTCCAAAGGACGGCAGGCTAAGAAAGCAGCAAATCAACTGGCTGTCCAGCTACCCTTCGCGCGAGCGAGCTGCAGGTTCCACCCATATAGATGCTTTTTCCGAAGCTGACCGGTCCTCAACCTCACGCGGCGAAGTATCAACAAAGGAGACTGACGAGGCTTTTGTCTGGACCACCATCGGTCGTGAGACCTCACTGCGATACCTAGACGTCAACGAGGTTGAAGCAATCCATGAGGAGCTAGTTCGTGACTTCGCTTCGGATTCTGACCCGATTCAGCCAGCCGGGGTTCGAGATCGGGGCCTGCTGGAAGGGGCGGTCCATCGTCCCCACACTGCGTTGGGCGAAAAGCTGAAATACCCCACAGTTGAAATGGCCGGCGCGGCACTGCTTTGTAGTCTAGTACATGACCATCCTTTTCACAATGGAAACAAGCGAACAGCTTTAGTATCGCTTCTAGTCTTTCTTGATGAGAATGGCCTCTTGTTGGAGTGCGAAGATGACGCCATTTTCCAGTTAGTGCTGCGCCTTGCTCGCCACGGTGTTGTGGACAAAAAGGAGAATAGCCTTGCCGACCGCGAGGTTCTCTATGTTGCGAAATGGTTGAAGGACCGTACTCGCTGGATTGAGAGGGGTGACCGCCCAATCCCGTGGAGAAGGCTGCGCCAAATAATCACATCGTTTGGCTGCCAGTTTGAGTCAACCGGTAATGGTCCAGGGCGATATCGTATAGAACGAACCATTAGGCTGCAGAGTCGTTTTCTAGGACGGAATATCCCGCGTACCCGCAAGCTGACGTCGGTGATTCAGGTCGTTGATGACGGGCGCGATTTGCCCGCAAAAACGATTAAGAAGGTGCGAAGTGAGCTGGAGCTCGATGAAGAGCACGGAGTCGATAGCCAGTTGTTCTATGTAAGGGGCGGGCTCACGGTGAGCGCCTTTATCGCCCGATATAGGAAGCTGCTGAAGAGGCTTGCGCGGCTGTAG
- a CDS encoding phosphatidylglycerol lysyltransferase domain-containing protein, translated as MLAADLLARLRPGKPLSDTAFATELARARALVLAHGWNSTSHQVLDPGMRRWFSRSGDAVVGYVSAAGVRVVAGAPVAPDGRLDAVADEFEADARRAGEAVCYFAAEERFVAALGARGHAEHLIGLQPTWEARSWGRRFDAKASLRAQRNRAVNKGVTVAEEPAAAELGPELRACHAAWLRHKRLPRLRFLAHSDASRADPRVLRDRRLFVARWGGTRADGTPGRVAAYLSACPVPRRRGWLVEKVVRHPAAPNGTTELLIDAALRALAADADRLTLGLAPLATVAADGRAPEGAAPVLTGDRPAPDAAPRWLSRLEGVAVRRGRRLYDFAGLHAFKAKFDPDAWEPVYLLSTEARLTLRTLLAVAAAFLVA; from the coding sequence GTGCTCGCCGCCGACCTCCTAGCACGACTCCGCCCCGGCAAGCCCCTCAGCGACACAGCGTTCGCGACCGAGCTGGCGCGCGCCCGCGCCCTCGTGCTCGCCCACGGCTGGAACTCCACCTCGCACCAGGTCCTCGACCCCGGCATGCGCCGCTGGTTCAGCCGCTCCGGCGACGCCGTGGTGGGCTACGTCAGCGCGGCCGGGGTGCGCGTCGTCGCCGGGGCGCCCGTCGCGCCGGACGGGCGGCTCGACGCCGTCGCGGACGAGTTCGAGGCAGACGCCCGCCGCGCCGGCGAGGCGGTCTGCTACTTCGCGGCCGAGGAGAGGTTCGTGGCCGCGCTGGGCGCGCGGGGGCACGCCGAGCACCTCATCGGCCTCCAGCCCACCTGGGAGGCGCGCTCGTGGGGGCGGCGCTTCGACGCCAAGGCATCGCTGCGGGCGCAGCGCAACAGGGCGGTCAACAAGGGCGTCACGGTGGCCGAGGAGCCCGCCGCCGCCGAGCTCGGGCCCGAGCTGAGGGCCTGCCACGCGGCGTGGCTGCGCCACAAGCGCCTGCCGCGGCTGAGGTTCCTGGCGCACTCCGACGCCTCGCGCGCCGACCCGCGCGTGCTGCGGGACCGCCGGCTGTTCGTGGCGCGCTGGGGCGGGACGCGCGCCGACGGGACGCCGGGCCGGGTCGCCGCCTACCTCTCCGCCTGCCCGGTGCCGAGGCGCCGCGGTTGGCTCGTGGAGAAGGTCGTCAGGCACCCGGCCGCGCCCAACGGCACCACCGAGCTGCTCATCGACGCCGCCCTGCGGGCCCTGGCCGCCGACGCCGACAGGCTCACGCTCGGCCTGGCGCCGCTGGCGACCGTGGCGGCGGACGGGCGCGCTCCGGAGGGGGCGGCCCCGGTGCTCACCGGCGACCGGCCCGCGCCGGACGCCGCGCCGCGCTGGCTGAGCCGGCTGGAGGGCGTCGCCGTGCGCCGCGGCCGGCGGCTCTACGACTTCGCCGGGCTCCACGCCTTCAAGGCCAAGTTCGACCCGGACGCGTGGGAGCCCGTCTACCTCCTCAGCACCGAGGCGCGCCTGACGCTGCGGACGCTGCTGGCGGTGGCCGCCGCGTTCCTCGTCGCCTGA
- a CDS encoding alpha-hydroxy acid oxidase — protein sequence MSRLGPTVVSVADLRRLARRRLPRMVFDYIDGGAEDERTLRANEAAFSELTWRPRSAVVHPQVDMRTTVLGHELSMPVILAPVGSSRLFWPRGEAEAAAAAGEAGTVYTLSTLSGTRLEEVRAASSGPCWYQLYLCGGRDVGLAAVRRAKAAGYSALVVTIDTPVAGMRERDVRNGTSQLIARRFPDLVPFLPQLLTRPGWLYDFWRDGAPLSFPNIVLPEGPMPYADIGAQLAAAAVSWGDLAWIAEAWGGPIVVKGVHTADDARRAVDAGASAVVVSNHGGRQLDGVAPTLHVLPEVVAAVGDRVEVLLDGGVRRGGDVAKALALGARAVLVGRAYAYGLGAAGRAGVAKALEILRSELERTLRLLGCPSVAELDASYLGEPELWPVASSPTTQRKAAAR from the coding sequence TTGTCACGCCTCGGACCCACAGTCGTCAGCGTCGCAGACCTGAGGCGCCTGGCGCGTCGCCGGCTGCCGCGGATGGTGTTCGACTACATCGACGGCGGCGCCGAGGACGAGCGGACCCTGCGCGCCAACGAGGCCGCCTTCTCCGAGCTGACGTGGCGGCCGCGCTCGGCGGTCGTGCACCCGCAGGTCGACATGAGGACCACGGTCCTCGGCCACGAGCTCTCCATGCCCGTGATCCTCGCGCCCGTCGGCTCGAGCCGGCTGTTCTGGCCGCGCGGCGAGGCCGAAGCCGCCGCGGCCGCGGGCGAGGCCGGGACCGTCTACACGCTCTCGACGCTGTCCGGCACGCGTCTCGAGGAGGTACGCGCGGCCAGTAGCGGTCCCTGTTGGTACCAGCTCTACCTCTGCGGCGGGCGCGACGTGGGCCTCGCCGCCGTGCGGCGCGCCAAGGCCGCCGGCTACTCGGCGCTGGTCGTGACCATCGACACGCCGGTGGCGGGCATGCGCGAGCGCGACGTGCGCAACGGCACGAGCCAGCTCATCGCCAGGCGCTTCCCCGACCTCGTGCCCTTCCTGCCGCAGCTGCTGACCAGGCCGGGCTGGCTCTACGACTTCTGGCGCGACGGCGCCCCCCTGAGCTTCCCGAACATCGTGCTGCCCGAGGGCCCCATGCCGTACGCCGACATCGGGGCCCAGCTCGCCGCAGCCGCGGTGTCGTGGGGCGACCTCGCGTGGATCGCTGAGGCCTGGGGCGGGCCGATCGTCGTCAAGGGCGTGCACACCGCCGACGACGCCAGGCGCGCCGTGGACGCCGGCGCCAGCGCGGTGGTCGTGTCGAACCACGGGGGCAGGCAGCTCGACGGCGTGGCGCCCACGCTGCACGTCCTGCCCGAGGTGGTCGCGGCCGTGGGCGACAGGGTGGAGGTCCTGCTCGACGGCGGCGTGCGGCGCGGCGGCGACGTGGCCAAGGCGCTGGCGCTGGGCGCGCGGGCCGTCCTCGTCGGCCGGGCGTACGCCTACGGCCTGGGCGCGGCCGGTCGCGCCGGCGTGGCCAAGGCGCTCGAGATCCTGCGCAGCGAGCTCGAGCGCACGCTGCGGCTGCTCGGGTGCCCCTCGGTGGCCGAGCTGGACGCGAGCTACCTCGGCGAGCCGGAGCTCTGGCCGGTCGCCTCGTCGCCCACGACGCAACGGAAGGCCGCGGCCCGCTAG
- a CDS encoding helix-turn-helix domain-containing protein — protein MAVRSAPVRERIVAAARELVAAHGFSATSVDAVVARAGASKGAFFHHFPSKAHLGRAVVDAYVDDDIAFLEDLIAEAEARSGDGGEQLLHVVARLQALGDAPLDEQPTCLMVSFIYENQLEEAGIGEPVLRSIAHWRTRLTQLLERAARTLPALRRADLPAVADHFFVTIEGAFLLARATKDPGVLRRQLGQLRAYLELLLSA, from the coding sequence ATGGCAGTCAGGTCAGCGCCGGTGAGGGAACGGATCGTCGCGGCCGCGAGGGAGCTGGTGGCCGCGCACGGGTTCTCGGCCACCTCGGTCGACGCCGTCGTCGCCCGCGCCGGGGCCTCGAAGGGCGCGTTCTTCCACCACTTCCCGTCGAAGGCGCACCTCGGCCGGGCCGTCGTCGACGCCTACGTCGACGACGACATCGCGTTCCTCGAGGACCTCATCGCCGAGGCCGAGGCGCGCTCTGGCGACGGCGGCGAGCAGCTGCTGCACGTCGTGGCGCGCCTGCAGGCGCTGGGCGACGCGCCCCTCGACGAGCAGCCCACCTGCCTCATGGTCTCGTTCATCTACGAGAACCAGCTCGAGGAGGCCGGCATCGGCGAGCCGGTCCTCCGCTCGATCGCGCACTGGCGGACGCGGCTGACGCAGCTGCTGGAGCGCGCGGCGCGGACGCTGCCCGCCCTCCGGAGGGCCGACCTCCCGGCGGTCGCCGACCACTTCTTCGTGACGATCGAGGGCGCGTTCCTGCTGGCGCGGGCGACCAAGGACCCTGGGGTCCTGAGGCGCCAGCTGGGCCAGCTCAGGGCCTACCTCGAGCTGCTCCTGTCCGCCTAG
- a CDS encoding alpha/beta hydrolase — translation MFERDSRYVGAEGLRVRYRVRGPRSAPPLVLLHGIMGNAWEWDAAVERLLPRFRVYAPELRGHGRTEWRQPYTVPRLGDDVAALVRALDLWDVTVLGHSLGGLAGIFAVAGHPGRFGRLAVVDVGPRSLVGPAAAGVAAALRRFARRSYADPEEALAEWLGGDPYARSELLRHYVTHGLARGRDGLYRWRYDAAGLLRFVEDPVEPAAVEDALRRIEVPTLVLRGRHSPVLPAAEAVAMTRLLRRGELREVPGASHDMGVQQPEAVAAAVLEFADGAPRRGLVGGRRPPTADASGGAASRRPAHLADCRVAVL, via the coding sequence ATGTTCGAGCGAGACAGCCGCTACGTGGGGGCCGAGGGGCTCAGGGTCCGCTACCGCGTCAGGGGGCCGCGGAGCGCGCCGCCGCTGGTCCTGCTGCACGGGATCATGGGCAACGCCTGGGAGTGGGACGCCGCCGTCGAGCGGCTGCTCCCGCGCTTCAGGGTCTACGCGCCCGAGCTGCGCGGGCACGGACGCACCGAGTGGCGTCAGCCCTACACGGTGCCGCGGCTGGGCGACGACGTCGCCGCCCTCGTCCGAGCCCTCGACCTGTGGGACGTGACGGTCCTGGGGCACTCGCTGGGCGGCCTGGCCGGCATCTTCGCCGTCGCCGGCCATCCGGGCAGGTTCGGTCGCCTCGCCGTCGTGGACGTAGGGCCGAGGAGCCTCGTCGGGCCGGCCGCCGCCGGCGTCGCCGCCGCGCTCCGCCGCTTCGCGCGCCGGTCGTACGCGGACCCCGAGGAGGCCCTCGCGGAGTGGCTGGGCGGCGACCCTTACGCCCGCTCCGAGCTGCTGCGCCACTACGTGACGCACGGTCTGGCGCGCGGACGCGACGGCCTCTACCGCTGGCGCTACGACGCCGCGGGCCTGCTGAGGTTCGTCGAGGACCCGGTGGAGCCCGCCGCGGTGGAGGACGCCCTGCGGCGCATCGAGGTCCCCACGCTGGTGCTGCGCGGCCGGCACAGCCCGGTGCTCCCCGCCGCCGAGGCCGTGGCGATGACCCGGCTGCTCAGGCGGGGTGAGCTGCGCGAGGTGCCGGGGGCGTCGCACGACATGGGCGTCCAGCAGCCGGAGGCCGTGGCGGCGGCGGTGCTGGAGTTCGCCGACGGCGCGCCGCGGCGAGGGCTCGTCGGGGGCAGGCGACCCCCGACGGCCGACGCGAGCGGCGGTGCCGCGTCCCGCCGGCCCGCCCACCTCGCCGACTGCCGCGTCGCTGTCCTGTGA
- a CDS encoding VOC family protein: MITVLHHAVLFCRDTDASRARYERAGFTYRRGYEGMHWLEMGDAEVMLRPGGEGEVRGRPVLHAAVSDAAAALARARANGLRPLDHQDPGRELTEPVRRPWGDVEFELQDPDGQWWAFTERP; the protein is encoded by the coding sequence ATGATCACGGTCCTCCACCACGCGGTGCTCTTCTGCCGCGACACCGACGCGTCGCGCGCCCGGTACGAGCGCGCGGGCTTCACCTACCGGCGAGGCTACGAGGGCATGCACTGGCTAGAGATGGGCGACGCCGAGGTCATGCTCCGCCCCGGAGGCGAGGGCGAGGTGCGCGGACGACCGGTCCTGCACGCCGCGGTGAGCGACGCCGCCGCGGCCCTGGCACGCGCGAGGGCGAACGGCCTGCGGCCCCTCGACCACCAGGACCCCGGCCGGGAGCTGACGGAGCCGGTGAGGCGTCCGTGGGGCGACGTGGAGTTCGAGCTCCAGGACCCCGACGGCCAGTGGTGGGCGTTCACCGAGAGGCCCTAG
- a CDS encoding aminoglycoside phosphotransferase family protein — protein MPSELLALAAPHVGEPPEVADLSQSHGESSVWRVSGPLGTVALKAHRQGRKFHQELSAYRDWLPRLAGPPGVRVPRLLAHGERHPRALVVSWEAGEVIENASIGRRAALALHRSAGAFLRALHDLPYADEDPVTPRAAYAARLEAWSERARGVVPSSVTANVAYALGEALPSLEGASRVRCHRDFTPGNWLAAEDGALVVIDFEHARPDLWLADLVRLWTGPWRSQPALREAFLAGYGRDLRDDEEETLRRLAALFALSTVVWAREHGDGAFEAHGREVLRWLGLATG, from the coding sequence GTGCCGAGCGAGCTGCTCGCGCTGGCGGCCCCGCACGTCGGCGAGCCCCCTGAGGTCGCCGACCTCTCCCAGAGCCACGGCGAGTCGTCGGTGTGGCGCGTGTCGGGGCCGCTCGGCACGGTGGCGCTGAAGGCGCACCGGCAGGGGCGCAAGTTCCATCAGGAGCTCTCCGCCTACCGCGACTGGCTGCCGCGGCTGGCCGGACCCCCGGGGGTGCGCGTGCCGCGGCTGCTCGCCCACGGCGAGCGGCACCCGCGCGCCCTCGTCGTGAGCTGGGAGGCGGGGGAGGTCATCGAGAACGCCTCCATCGGCAGGCGCGCGGCGCTGGCGCTCCACCGCAGCGCCGGCGCCTTCCTGCGGGCCCTCCACGACCTGCCCTACGCCGACGAGGACCCGGTGACGCCGCGCGCGGCGTACGCGGCGCGGCTGGAGGCCTGGAGCGAGCGGGCCCGCGGCGTGGTGCCTTCTTCCGTGACGGCGAACGTGGCGTACGCCCTGGGCGAGGCCCTGCCGAGCCTCGAAGGAGCGTCCCGCGTTCGCTGCCACCGCGACTTCACGCCGGGCAACTGGCTGGCGGCGGAGGACGGGGCGCTCGTCGTCATCGACTTCGAGCACGCCCGGCCCGACCTGTGGCTGGCGGACCTGGTGCGCCTCTGGACCGGCCCGTGGCGGAGCCAGCCCGCCCTGCGGGAGGCGTTCCTCGCCGGCTACGGGCGCGACCTCAGGGACGACGAGGAGGAGACCCTGCGGCGCTTGGCCGCGCTCTTCGCGCTGTCGACGGTCGTGTGGGCGAGGGAGCACGGCGACGGCGCGTTCGAGGCCCACGGCCGGGAGGTGCTGCGCTGGCTGGGGCTGGCCACGGGCTAG
- a CDS encoding nucleoside deaminase, giving the protein MREAALAAPSYAELSHVWRECVDLAWEAHVAGSLPIGAVVVDSEGSVVARGRNRLSIEVEEPPHVPGTPYIAGVPLAHAEVNALLELGYRRRDEPRPTLYTTVEPCPLCMGAARMAGVGHVVFAAPDAWAGSAVMAEVVPYLKRVGPTVEGPVPALGDAFWAWHVSVTLRRDSGQSAFLDALEASLPSAFAAGRLLHESGDLAALAEVGAPAEEAWGAVLRALEDAGA; this is encoded by the coding sequence GTGCGGGAAGCCGCTCTCGCGGCACCGAGCTACGCCGAGCTGAGCCACGTCTGGCGCGAGTGCGTGGACCTGGCCTGGGAGGCTCACGTGGCCGGCTCGCTGCCGATCGGCGCGGTCGTCGTCGACTCCGAGGGGAGCGTCGTCGCCCGCGGACGCAACAGGCTGAGCATCGAGGTGGAGGAGCCGCCGCACGTGCCCGGCACGCCGTACATCGCCGGCGTGCCGCTGGCGCACGCCGAGGTGAACGCGCTCCTCGAGCTGGGCTACCGCCGCCGCGACGAGCCGCGGCCCACGCTCTACACGACCGTGGAGCCGTGCCCGCTGTGCATGGGCGCGGCGCGCATGGCGGGCGTGGGGCACGTCGTCTTCGCCGCTCCGGACGCCTGGGCGGGCAGCGCGGTGATGGCCGAGGTCGTCCCCTACCTCAAGCGCGTGGGGCCGACCGTCGAGGGGCCGGTGCCGGCCTTGGGAGACGCCTTCTGGGCCTGGCACGTGAGCGTCACGCTGCGGCGGGACAGCGGCCAGAGCGCCTTCCTCGACGCGCTCGAGGCGTCCCTGCCGAGCGCCTTCGCCGCGGGCCGGCTCCTCCACGAGAGCGGGGACCTGGCGGCGCTGGCGGAGGTAGGAGCGCCCGCCGAGGAGGCGTGGGGGGCTGTGCTGCGGGCCTTGGAGGACGCGGGCGCCTAG